In Biomphalaria glabrata chromosome 8, xgBioGlab47.1, whole genome shotgun sequence, the genomic window AAGCATCTTTTATATTGCAGAAATATTGTCAGGATAAAAACTTGGCAAGTAAAATCTTCTGCAAGACATCGCCCCTGTAGTTcctaaagaatattttttttactggttATAACAATTCTTGCACCCCTTGCCCACTCTAAGTGGAATGACAGTGAACATTTCAAAGTAATTGTGACAACATCATCTAGAGTAGCAGCGCAAGGTGCATTGTACAATTCTGCTCCATTGCAatttaatgatataaaaaaatgtaactataATTTATAGACTTGTGTTAACGTATTAGTAGTTGCCAAAATGTTGCATTGAGATGATGTGGCTAAAACTTAATAGACAGGCAGAAGTTTTGCTAATTATAAtgaacatttgaaataaaaataaaattttacctGCTAATCTATGCTCTAAAGAATCAGAGTTTGCAGCTAAAAACTCTTCATTCAACTGAAGAGCTGTTTTGCCCTGAtagatatttttcatttctaagTTTATCACAGATTTTGCGGGTTCACTAATTTCACCTTTATCTTTCACtgaaaaacaataaatttaaaaatcatcTATTGAATGATATTCTAAAATGAATTTTCAACTATTAATTCTGGAAATGCCATGCAGCAAGAAATGTAAAttctatagttatctattgtttaaaACTCAAACATACCATATTGAAGAAAGTGAATGAGGCAGATGTGAAACTGTGGATTGTTACGGTCAGCTAGAACACCTCTTTTTATGGACTGAAGCATCAGCAGTAGTTTTCCTTTGAtaatagaaaatgaaataatacaaaaaaaaaagttacttttcattaatttttaatacgATGAAAAAGTGTTTAAAAAGCCCATCTTAGGACAAACCAAAACAGAACCAATGgctttattttcaaatatttgcAAACATTACAGTTTTCACTCCAAGCATTAAACAAACACATTCATTACATTTGATTACAGACTAATTTATGTTTTTCCAAGAAAACAATCCCTATAACTAATTgccaaaatgttttacaatgattaaatataatataattataaggaGAAAGTAATTACCTTTTCTGGAGTAAATCTCATAGGCCATAACATGTGTTACTATGCACTTAGGTGTAAGCATTTGAAGTGGTTTGAGAAAATGGATTGCTTGTTCTAATGGATCTTCCGTCtaagtgaaaaacaaaatattttattgaatgtatttcaGTGTCTATGTCAAACATAAATGTACACATTGAGAAATAAAGCATACCCTTGCTAATTTGTCTGGTACTAATTCCTCTTCTTTTGGACCATCCATTTCACCATCTGCAgctttgttcttgttttgatccCTCTTTTCTTGTTCTGCTTttagcttttctttttctagttCAGCTTTCTTTTGAGCTTTCCTCTGTTTACGTTTCATCTTTTTCAATTCACTTGGGGACAAATTTTCTGAAGTTTAAAAGGAGTAAAAATTTAAGTTCTTTCATAAGACTTGATGAATTAAATGacccaaacaaaacaattttacacaagaaaaaaaataaagtagaatCCACCCCATccttattttaaacaataaacaatccTGAGGATGTTTTACCTGAATTGACATCACTGTCATGGTCAGTATCTGTTAATGGATGATCATATAAATGTAAGTAGATCTGTAATACAAATACGTAATTGTTACAAAGAATTagtaaaacatttagaaaagCCCTACTCAAATTAGAACATggagtatgaaaaaaaaaaagacagtagaTTTAAGTCTCAAAGTAGATTACAGCACCTTGAAACACAGAGGTTGACAAGGAAATAAATGAATAAGGATACTAAAAAAAACTGGAGTTGGTATCTTATGGTTTGTAAAAAATTAGAATATCATCAAAAGGTCAAAAGACTAGACGTACCTCTAATGCTAAAATGGCTATTCTTGAATAAAATGGATGGCTGCGCAGAGAGTCTTCTAATCTTAACAACCCAACATAAGAACGCAGAGTCATTTTTCTCATGCAGTATGTGTGAAAATCAAACTGGTCTTCTATAATTTCTGtgaaatgctgaaaaaaaaaggaagggtcATTTtcagttttcaaataaaaaaaaaaaaaaaaaaaaaaaaaggaaatttaataCACTTCTTACCCTGTCTATTTCATGACATTTTTTCAGAGCTTCACCCCATTTGCCTAATCTTTTATAAGCAAAAGAACACTCTGTTTGGAACCACATACACTGCATTTCATTCAAATTCTCCACAGCTGAGACACCCTCCTACAATAAGaatcaaatcaattttaaacaacaaaacattgtgAAGGTTATTTCTATcgtaaataaaattacattttttttaataataaaaattgcaAATGAAAACCTATTTACCTAGACTTAATACTGGAGATTACCTTAACTTAATACAGCGTATTTGATTTTCCAAACATTAAGAGCTTGAACCAGAAAGCACACTCTATTTCCCAAGTTAATTGTATTTAGGATCATTGAAAACTTAGTTTTTGCCTAATGATAGTATTTAAGTTGGATTGTGTTACAGAGATATAAACTGCTTGACTATCAAGGGGGCTAGAATTTGAAACCTGAGCTGAATTGTGTTTGCTGattgcctaaaggcagcatggaaaccatCTCACAGATATCCACACCccacaaaagagagagagcaacAGCGCACTCATTTTTCTAAgcaatagtaattttttttaaagttatgaaAACATGGCATCTTGTCTGAAAGCACTGATTACAAAGCAGaacatttatgttttttaaattaaaatttacccTAGTAAATTTAGAGCACATTTCAGCTGCTTCTTGTATGAGGTTAGCACGAAGCATATATTTAGCACATTTACAGTTGATGTAGCGATCTGCTGTGTCTAATGATTGAGCCTCGTCCATGAGTCTAACTGCTTCATCCATATCACCTGCATGCTGAGACATGAAACAAACAGATCCTTTAATAtagataacaaataaaaatgttcaaatgTTCAGATCTCAGACttaatcatttatttatgataaccacaataatatattaaatgtcTCATGCAGATGTCTACATAAACATCACTGCAATTTGAAAATTGGCTTTTAAGAAAGATTTGTTGAAATATTACACTACATCCAAGCATCAATGAGGAGATGACTACCATTCTAAAGAGTTGtagtcagatttttttttaagcaatatATTTAACAAGAACAAGATAGCTAGAATAACTCACTAAATGGGAAGAGAAAAACATAAATGTTGATTTGACTTAATTGTTACAATAATTATTAGTTAGAAGTAAGCCACCAGGATGAGAAAACTCACTACATTTGTGACCATTTCCTATATAAACACATTTCATGTTTTAATAGCAAAATTGTGTTTCAATAATTTTAATGGGCTTTTTGACACGCGTTACATAATTTAAGAcatattgaaagaaaaaagatcTTATCTGTAACAATCTTCAATGTACAGaccaaataaattttttaaaactagtaaTGGAAGTAGCAAAACTAGGATTAGTTTACTAGATACAATATCACAAAGAGACTAGGTTGAAATGAGACTTTCTGAGGAATATCTAAGTTTTCCCCTTAACTCACCTTGTAAATTTTAGCTTTGAGAACATATAGCTCAATGAGAAGTGGAGTATGTTCTATACCTAAATTGACATATTCCAATGCTTTCtcaatatttttcaagtaatcAAAATGCTGGGCCAAATAGTAATAGGCCCAAAGCAGAGATGTGGCTGGCTCAACTTCTCCTAGAAGATAAAGTTATCCAATGCATTTATGTTTCTTAAAGGTATTTCAACGTAACTTAAGGTATGCTacaattaaactattttttatatttgacttTAGTTACTGAGTATAATTTTACCTTTGCTATCAAATTTTCCAGTTTTGATTAAGTTGTCCACATATGAAAGCACCAAATCTTCTATAACTTTTACCTAAAACAAGCAGAGTTTCAATGAATCACATTtagataatgataataaaaaaaatgtggacttttgaaacctttttttaaaatcttataagACAATTTATTCAAGACAAAAAATGTTACCTTTACTGGATCTTTGTAAACTGATTTAATAGACACAAAAGATGGCGGGACTCCTTTTCTCAGTGACTTTTTCAGATAATCATCTATTAAATCCCTAAATACATCATCTggaataaacaaatatttgcaGATTTCATAGAAAAGGTTTTATAGAAAAAGACCTTAAGAAATTAAGAGCAAGTAAAGTTACCATTTCAGATCTTGCAGCCTACATTCAATGAGGGTGTCATAACTTAGATAGAGAGGCATCAAAATTCTGTCTCCGCATAAtgttgattaaaactaaaattatgcaaGTAGGGTATAAGCCCCCCATCAAACTTGGTAGATCAGAGCTTAAACAGCTGAATAAATCACATACCTAGGCAGTATCATATCAAACAATTGGGATGTCTATCATGATGTAGCATGCGGAACAGGCAGGTGCCATTTTCCAAAGATTGCAACATGTTTGGACAAGCCAAACTATTGGTCTTGAGACAAAAATCCACATATCTAAACATAATCGTCGTTTTAACAGCAACATAAGCTTGTGAAAACATAAGAGTCATAGTCATCTGCCAAATTCGAGAGAAGACTAAATGAGTTTGAGTAAAATTGACTAAGAATGATTTTTGGAGTCA contains:
- the LOC106076496 gene encoding N-alpha-acetyltransferase 15, NatA auxiliary subunit-like codes for the protein MPSKNPLPPKENAFFKRILKCYEQKHYKSGLKFAKQILSNPKFAEHGETLAMKGLTLNCLGRKEEAYDFVRRGLRNDLTSHVCWHVYGLLQRSDRKYDEAIKCYRNALKWDKDNLQILRDLSLLQIQMRDLEGYRETRYQLLALRPGQRASWIGYAMAYHLLKDYDMCLKILEEFRKTQTPKPVYDYEHSELLLYQNMVMQEAGMNQEAIEHLKTFDKQIVDRLYVQETTAHLYMFLGQPEKAAEIYRELLSRNPENWNYYKGYEKALFLEDKPDERMKMYRSIMEQFPRATMPKRLPLDFATDDVFRDLIDDYLKKSLRKGVPPSFVSIKSVYKDPVKVKVIEDLVLSYVDNLIKTGKFDSKGEVEPATSLLWAYYYLAQHFDYLKNIEKALEYVNLGIEHTPLLIELYVLKAKIYKHAGDMDEAVRLMDEAQSLDTADRYINCKCAKYMLRANLIQEAAEMCSKFTREGVSAVENLNEMQCMWFQTECSFAYKRLGKWGEALKKCHEIDRHFTEIIEDQFDFHTYCMRKMTLRSYVGLLRLEDSLRSHPFYSRIAILALEIYLHLYDHPLTDTDHDSDVNSENLSPSELKKMKRKQRKAQKKAELEKEKLKAEQEKRDQNKNKAADGEMDGPKEEELVPDKLARTEDPLEQAIHFLKPLQMLTPKCIVTHVMAYEIYSRKGKLLLMLQSIKRGVLADRNNPQFHICLIHFLQYVKDKGEISEPAKSVINLEMKNIYQGKTALQLNEEFLAANSDSLEHRLAGARMMYKLDRSRQEEAMSLATSLDSKLKGLTIQNCIEVLEALCRGDLGKCEQEALEYQARCHKIFPHATAFIIPTPAPANCGSVECTSTEQILVNGSALKNES